Part of the Rhizoctonia solani chromosome 2, complete sequence genome is shown below.
GAGATGGGGCTGGAACATGCATTCAGGCGCTTCAAAGCGTTCTGCACCAATTTTGATCGTACGTCCATCGGGGAGCTTAACTTGGATTAAATCAAAATCCAAAAGACTCGGCATATTACTCACAGTATAACTCTCAACTAACACCGTCGTCTCCTCACTCAGCCTCTGATCCATCTCTAAATCGTAGCTCACATAGCAGAATTTCTCCTTGATCTCTCGGACGGTATCGAAATCGGCCGTACGATTGAACGCGTACCCACGCATAAGAAGCAGTTTGATGAGGTAACGCGTTACGTCTCGACCTGCGATATCGAGTCGGCGCGTCAAGTGCGGGAGCGCGAAACCATCGTATACAGGGACAATGTGCGTTACACCGTCTCCCGAGTCAACGACAACACCCGTCGTCAGACCTAGTATGTCGGTATCCTATCAGTACCCACACATCAAGATGTGATCATCGCGTCTCACCTTGCGCGTACAAGGTAAGCACGCCTGAATAGCGACGTACACGCTCCCAAATCCATACTCTTCAAACATGACCTGCGCCATACGTTCCCTGTTCCGCTTTGGATTCATGGGAGGCTCGGTCAAGAGGATCTTTCGTCCGGCAGGGTCAACACGGAGTTTCTGATCGAATGTGTAATCCCACAGATGTTTCATGTCGTCCCAGTCTTTGACGATTCCGTGTTCCATCGGGTGGGTGATTTGGAGGTACGAACGTACGGCCTCGGCTTCGTCGCCGACCATGATGTCCTTGATTAGGTGCTGACCGAGACGCTCTTCGGCACGGAGAATAGGGCGACCGATGACAGATGGGAAGACTGAGGGACATGTCAATAAATTAAATAATAGTAAAGTAATTTTAACTTGCCATGTTCGGGAAAGTTGGACCCCGCGTATCCGACTTTGACAAACTGGGAGATATGAGCACAGGGCGTCGCGTCGAGTATAGCCGACTTACGCCAGTTCCGTTGTCAACGACTAGAGGCGGCTGGTCCATTCTACACTGGTATTAGATTCATTTAAGTTCGACCCAAACGAGCCACTCACTGAATTAAGCGTTAATTATTCGTCAAGACGGTGGGAGAGGGGACCGAGGCGAATGACGAAGATCACGTGCGTTGTCATTTACGTCACGTGGGGATGAAAGCAAAGGCGCGCATCTTGTCTAAACATGGCGACGACAGAAACTCCGACGCGACGCGGTGTT
Proteins encoded:
- a CDS encoding actin — its product is MDQPPLVVDNGTGSDTRGPTFPNMAIFPSVIGRPILRAEERLGQHLIKDIMVGDEAEAVRSYLQITHPMEHGIVKDWDDMKHLWDYTFDQKLRVDPAGRKILLTEPPMNPKRNRERMAQVMFEEYGFGSVYVAIQACLPCTRKDTDILGLTTGVVVDSGDGVTHIVPVYDGFALPHLTRRLDIAGRDVTRYLIKLLLMRGYAFNRTADFDTVREIKEKFCYVSYDLEMDQRLSEETTVLVESYTLPDGRTIKIGAERFEAPECMFQPHLVDVEQPGVAEMLFQTIQSAAVDTRAELYKHIVLSGGSSMYPGLPSRLEKEMKQLYLTRVLGGDTSRLRNFKMRIEDPPRRKHMVFLGGAVLADIMKSRNEFWVTREEWYERGAASLDKLGRGE